The genomic window TCGTGTTGCAGACCTTGTCGGAAAAGTCGCTGATGCAGACGCCGGGCGGGCGCAGCGCCTTTGCGGTGCTGCTGACCCAGGACATCGCCGTGATCCCGATGCTGGCCATCATGCCCTTGCTGGCCACGCGCGCTGCCTTGGCCGCTGACGAGGAACACATGGGCGCGGCCTTCATGCACAGCCTGCCGGGCTGGGGCGCGGCGCTGGTGACGCTGGCCGCAGTTGCGGCGGTGGTGCTGATCGGCCAGTTCCTGGTGCGGCCGATGTTTCGCTATGTCTATGCGGCGCGATTGAACGAACTGAATACCGCGCTGGCATTGCTGATCGTGGTCGGCATCGCCTCGATGATGGAAATGGTCGGACTGTCGCCGGCGCTGGGCACGTTTCTGGCCGGGGTGATGCTGGCGGGGTCAGAGCTGCGCCACGAACTTGAAGGCCAGATTGCCCCGTTCAAGGGGTTGCTGCTGGGGCTGTTCTTCATCACCGTGGGCGCGGGCATGGACCTGCGGCTGCTGTTCGAGCGGCCCGGAACCATCCTGGGCGTCACCTTCATCCTGATCGCCACCAAGGCGCTGGTGCTGCATGCGGTGGCGCGTGCCACCGGCCTGCGCGCGCGCGACCGCACGCTGTTCACGCTGTCGCTGGCCCAGGCGGGGGAGTTCGGCTTTGTGCTGATTTCCTATGCGGTTTCGCTGGCGATCCTGCCCCAGCCGCTGGCGCAGGGCTTTCTGCTGGTGATCGCGCTGTCGATGCTGGCGACACCCTTGCTGTTCATCCTGTCCGACTTCATCACCCGACGCATTGCCGAGGACCGCGCCAGCCTGCCCCCCGACGAAATCGCCGAGCAGCAACCGATCATCATTGCCGGGGTTGGCAGATTTGGTCAGGTCGTCAACCGTTTGCTGACAATGTCGGGTTACAAGACCACGGTGCTGGATCATGACCTCGAGGTGATCCAGCTGATGCGTCGCTTTGGTTTCAAGGGTTACTTCGGCGATCCGACCCGACCCGAAATCCTTGCTGCAGCCGGCCTGGGCAAGGCGCGCGTTTTGGTGGCGGCGCTGGACGATCCGGAATCGAACCTGCGCCTTGTGCGTTTCGCCCGCGAACAACGCCCCGATATCGTCATCATCGCCCGGGCGCGCGACAGGGTGAACGTGTTCCAGCTTTATGCGGCACGGGCAGATCACATCGTGCGCGAAACCTTCGACAGTTCCCTGCGCGCGGGCCGCTATGCGCTGGAACAGCTGGGGCTTTCGCCCTATGAGGCATCAGAGCTGGAACGTATCTTCTACCGGATGGACCGTGCGCATTTGCGGCAATTGGCAGAAGTCTGGAAACCCGGTGTGCCTCTGCACGAAAATCCCGAATATGTCAGGCTCAGCCGTGACCTGAACCGGCAGTTGGAAAATGCGCTTATCGAACGCTTTTCAGCCGGCCCCAGCGCCGCGCCGATCGATATCGAAGAGGGTGCCGCGGATCCGCGCCATGCCCGTCCCGGACGACCCGGAGGACGCTAGAGCCGCTTGCGAGCAGCGCCCCAAGCGCCTAGAACAGCCGCCAAATGCCAAGGAAAGTGCCATGCTCGATCATCTGACCTATACCGCCCCGGAACCCAAGGTCATCCAGGGTGCGAAACAGGACTGGGAACTGGTCATCGGGCTGGAGGTGCATGCCCAGGTCAGTTCCAACGCCAAGCTGTTCTCGGGCGCCTCGACCAGTTTCGGGGCCGAGCCGAACAGCAACGTGGCCTTCGTCGATGCCGGGATGCCGGGGATGCTGCCCGTCATCAACGAATTCTGCGTGGCCCAGGCGGTCAAGACCGGGCTGGGGCTGAAGGCGGCGATCAACCTGCGCAGCGCCTTCGACCGCAAGAACTATTTCTATCCCGACCTGCCGCAGGGCTATCAGATCAGCCAGCTTTACCACCCCATCGTGGGCGAGGGCGAGGTGATCGTGGACATGGGGCCCGGCGTTGCCCGTCGCGTGCGCATCGAGCGCATCCACCTGGAGCAGGATGCCGGCAAGTCGATCCATGACATGGATCCGAACATGTCCTTCGTGGACCTGAACCGCACCGGGGTTGCGCTGATGGAAATCGTCAGCCGTCCCGACATCCGCGGCCCCGAGGAAGCCGCCGCCTATGTTGCCAAGCTGCGCCAGATCATGCGCTATCTGGGCACCTGCGACGGCAACATGCAGAACGGCAACCTGCGCGCCGACGTGAACGTCAGCGTCTGCCCGCCCGGCGCCTATGAACGCTATCAGCAGACCGGCGATTTCCGCCATCTGGGCACCCGCTGCGAGATCAAGAACATGAACTCGATGCGCTTCATCCAGCAGGCCATCGAATACGAGGCCCGTCGCCAGATCGCCATTCTGGAGGATGGCGGAACGGTCGTGCAGGAAACCCGGCTTTACGATCCCGACCGGGGCCAGACGCGCAGCATGCGCTCGAAAGAGGAAGCGCATGACTATCGCTATTTCCCCGATCCCGACCTGCTGCCGCTGGATATCGATCAGGAATGGGTCGATGCCATTGCCGCCGGGATGCCGGAACTGCCCGATGCCAAGAAGGCGCGATTTGTCACCGAACTGGGCCTGTCGGAATATGACGCTGGCGTTCTGACCGCCGAGGTCGAGAATGCCGATTATTTCGAGGCCGTGGCCGCCGGGCGCGACGGCAAGATGGCGGCAAACTGGGTCATCAACGAACTGTTCGGCCGACTGAACAAGCAGGGGCTGAGCATCGACAGCTCTCCGGTGTCCAGCCAGCAGCTTGGCGGGGTGATCGACCTGATCGCAAGTGGCCAGATTTCGGGCAAGATCGCCAAGGATCTGTTCGAGATCCTTTGGACCGAGGGGGGCGATCCCGCGCAGATCGTCGAAGCGCGCGGCATGAAGCAGGTCACCGATCTGGGTGCAATCGAAAAGGCCGTGGACGAAATCATCGCCGCCAATCCCGCGCAGGTCGAAAAGGCCAAGGCCAATCCGAAGCTGGCGGGCTGGTTCGTCGGCCAGGTGCTGAAGGCTACCGGCGGCAAGGCCAATCCTGCCGCAGTCCAGGAACTGGTCAGCCAAAAGCTGGGGCAATAATCCTGTCTCATGTGCCGGCGCTGGGGCGTTGCCCAGACGCCGGCCCTGCTGCTAATCTGTGCCCAAGGATAATAACGGCACTGCCGAGCAGCGGAATCATCGACCATGTCCCTTACCCACGTCTCGACCCGGGCGGCGCTTGCGCTGGTCCTGTCGGTTGCCACCCTGGCCGGCTGCGGCCTGGGCCGGCGCCATTCCGAACTGGAATGCATGGAACGCGCCATGTTCTTTGAATCCAACCGTTCCAGCCGCGATGGCATGATCGCCGTGGGCAGCGTGGTGATGAACCGCGTGGAATCCGGCCGCTATCCACGCTCGGTCTGCGGGGTGGTCGGGCAGAAGAACCAGTTCGCGCCGGGCATCATGACGCGCAAGATGAATTCGCGGGCCATGCCGGATGTGCGCGAGGCCGCGCGTGCGGTGATGCATGGCGAACGCCACCCCCTGATCGGCAAGGCGATGTTCTTTCACGCCGCCAGCCATCGCTTTGGCTATGACAACATGCACTATGTGCTGACTGCGGGCGGCAATGCCTTTTACGAACGCCGCGATCCGCAGCGTGTGACCCAGCCGGTGCCGCTGCCACCGATCGAAGGCATCACCCGCCGGCGCTAGGCAACCGGTGCAAACACCGCGTCGCGCTTCCCTTGGATGCGGTTTGCGCCTAACCTGCGCCGCAAAGCGAAAGGCCCTCGCATGAGCAGTTATGAATATACCGTCATTCCCGCGCCGGCCCGCGGCGAAAAGCTGCGCGGCGCGCGCAGCGGCATCGAGCGTTTCGCCGCCACCTTGGCCGAGACATTGAACGCCATGGCCGGCGACGGCTGGGAATACCTGCGCGCCGAAACCCTGCCGGCCGAGGAACGTTCGGGCCTGACCGGGCGCACCACGGTCTATCACAACCTGTTGATCTTTCGCCGCCGACTGCCGGGCGATGACGACCGCGCCGGGCATGAACGTCCGCAGGCGCAGCCGGTGACGCCGCCCGTGACGCCGCCGGCGCAGGCGTCGCAATCCCAGCCGGAACCCCAGCAGCAAGACGCGCCGGCGTCGCAACCCGCCCAATCCGCCGCGCCCACGGTGCTGGGTGGTCCGGGGCGCATGCCCTTCAGCCAGCCGATGCGGCCGGTCGCCAATACCGCGCCGGGGCGCGGCGTCGAGCCGCCGCTGACCCGACCGCAGGCCCCCGCGGCGCCTGCCGGGCCGCGTCTGGGACCGGCGAACCGCTAGCTGCAAGGTCGCATTCGGCGCCCGCTCACCAATGCGGCGGGCGCTGGTCGGCAAGGGGGATGGTGCCGGTCTCGGCCTCGCGCTCGGCCTCGCGTTCCATCAGCAGGCCGACCCGGCGCGCCAGGCGCGCGATCTCGCCCTCTTGCCGGGCGACGACCTCGGACAGATCCTCGGCGATACGCGACAGATGCGCTACCGCCTCCTCAAGCCGCTCGATCCGCTCGTGCTTGTCCATGCCATCACCATCCGCTAGACCGCCGCATGGAAAAGCCCGAGGCAAACCATGGCGAAAGATCAAAAGAAACAACCCCGGCCCAAGGCAGAGACGCCCAAGGGGTTCCGTGACTATTTCGGCGCTGATGTGACCGAGCGCAAGCAGATGCTGGACCGCATCGCCGAAATCTATCATCGCCACGGTTTCGACCCCCTGGAAACCAGCGCCGTGGAAACTGTCGAGGCGCTGGGGAAATTCCTGCCCGACGTAGACCGTCCCAATGCCGGTGTCTTTGCCTGGCAAGAGGCCGAGGTGCCCGGCGGCGGCAGCGGTGACTGGCTGGCGCTGCGCTATGACCTGACGGCGCCGCTGGCGCGGGTGGCGGCACAGTTCCGCAACGACTTGCCCAGCCCCTACCGGCGCTATGCCATGGGACCGGTCTGGCGCAACGAAAAGCCCGGCCCTGGCCGCTTCCGCCAGTTCTATCAATGCGATGCCGATACGGTCGGTTCGGCCTCGGTCGCGGCGGATGCGGAAATCTGCGCGATGCTGGCGGCGGCGCTGGAACATGCCGGCATCCGGCGCGGCGATTACCTGATCCGCATCAACAACCGCAAGGTGCTGAACGGCATCCTGGAATCGATGGGCGTGGCCGCCGGCAAGCCCGCCGACGACGTGCTGCGCACCATCGACAAGTTCGACAAGGTTGGCGCCGATGGTGTGCGCCAGCTGCTGACCCAGGGGCGGCGCGACGACTCGGGTGCCTTTATCGAGGGGGTGGGGCTGTCGCCGGAACAGGCCGAGCCGGTGCTGGCGTTCCTGACCTCGAAAGGTGCCGACAATGCCCGCACGCTGGACAATCTGCGCGCGGCCGTCGGCGGTTCGGAGGCGGGCGCCGAGGGGGTCGAGGAACTGGCCCAGATCGCCCGGATGCTGTCCGCGATGGGCGTGGGCGAGGATCGGGCGATCATCGACCCCTCGATCGTGCGTGGCCTGGGCTATTACACCGGCCCGGTGTTCGAGGCCGAACTGACCTTCGAGATCCTGGACGACAAGGGCCGCAAGCGCCAGTTCGGCAGCGTCGCCGGGGGCGGGCGCTATGATGGGCTGGTCGAGCGTTTCACCGGGCAGAAGGTGCCCGCCACCGGCGTGTCGATCGGCGTGGACCGCCTGTTGGCGGCCCTGCGCGCCAAGGGGCTGATGGGTGGTCAGGACAAGGGCCCGGTGGTGGTGACGGTCATGGATCGCGAGCGCATGGCCGATTATCAGGCGATGGCAGCGGAACTGCGCGCCGCCGGCATCCGCGCCGAAGTCTATCTGGGCAATCCCAAGAACTTTGGCAACCAGTTGAAATACGCTGACAAACGCCAGTCGCCGGTCGCCATCATCCAGGGCCAGGCCGAGGCCGAGCGCGGCGTGGTCCAGGTCAAGGATCTGGTGCTGGGCGCGCGCATCGCCGCCCAGGCCAGCCACGAAGAATGGAAGGCACAGCCTGCCCAGACCGAGGTGCCCCGCGACGCCCTGGTGTCCGAAGTGCGGCGGATCCTGGGATGAGCAAGCGCGAGAAACAGGCGATCGGCCAGCAGATCCTGGCGGCCTTTCGCGCCGCCGGGGCGCAGGAAGTCGCCCCCGATCTGCTGTTGCCCGCCGAAACCCT from Paracoccus sp. SMMA_5_TC includes these protein-coding regions:
- a CDS encoding monovalent cation:proton antiporter-2 (CPA2) family protein; the protein is MEAFLPTATVYLLAMVIAVPLSARLGFGSVLGYLISGIVIGPALGIAGSAGEMADLQHFAEFGVVMMLFLIGLELEPQALWQMRKRLLGLAGMQILGTTALLSLAALALGQDWRVALTLGMILSLSSTAIVLQTLSEKSLMQTPGGRSAFAVLLTQDIAVIPMLAIMPLLATRAALAADEEHMGAAFMHSLPGWGAALVTLAAVAAVVLIGQFLVRPMFRYVYAARLNELNTALALLIVVGIASMMEMVGLSPALGTFLAGVMLAGSELRHELEGQIAPFKGLLLGLFFITVGAGMDLRLLFERPGTILGVTFILIATKALVLHAVARATGLRARDRTLFTLSLAQAGEFGFVLISYAVSLAILPQPLAQGFLLVIALSMLATPLLFILSDFITRRIAEDRASLPPDEIAEQQPIIIAGVGRFGQVVNRLLTMSGYKTTVLDHDLEVIQLMRRFGFKGYFGDPTRPEILAAAGLGKARVLVAALDDPESNLRLVRFAREQRPDIVIIARARDRVNVFQLYAARADHIVRETFDSSLRAGRYALEQLGLSPYEASELERIFYRMDRAHLRQLAEVWKPGVPLHENPEYVRLSRDLNRQLENALIERFSAGPSAAPIDIEEGAADPRHARPGRPGGR
- the gatB gene encoding Asp-tRNA(Asn)/Glu-tRNA(Gln) amidotransferase subunit GatB; this translates as MLDHLTYTAPEPKVIQGAKQDWELVIGLEVHAQVSSNAKLFSGASTSFGAEPNSNVAFVDAGMPGMLPVINEFCVAQAVKTGLGLKAAINLRSAFDRKNYFYPDLPQGYQISQLYHPIVGEGEVIVDMGPGVARRVRIERIHLEQDAGKSIHDMDPNMSFVDLNRTGVALMEIVSRPDIRGPEEAAAYVAKLRQIMRYLGTCDGNMQNGNLRADVNVSVCPPGAYERYQQTGDFRHLGTRCEIKNMNSMRFIQQAIEYEARRQIAILEDGGTVVQETRLYDPDRGQTRSMRSKEEAHDYRYFPDPDLLPLDIDQEWVDAIAAGMPELPDAKKARFVTELGLSEYDAGVLTAEVENADYFEAVAAGRDGKMAANWVINELFGRLNKQGLSIDSSPVSSQQLGGVIDLIASGQISGKIAKDLFEILWTEGGDPAQIVEARGMKQVTDLGAIEKAVDEIIAANPAQVEKAKANPKLAGWFVGQVLKATGGKANPAAVQELVSQKLGQ
- a CDS encoding DUF4177 domain-containing protein codes for the protein MSSYEYTVIPAPARGEKLRGARSGIERFAATLAETLNAMAGDGWEYLRAETLPAEERSGLTGRTTVYHNLLIFRRRLPGDDDRAGHERPQAQPVTPPVTPPAQASQSQPEPQQQDAPASQPAQSAAPTVLGGPGRMPFSQPMRPVANTAPGRGVEPPLTRPQAPAAPAGPRLGPANR
- a CDS encoding SlyX family protein, with the protein product MDKHERIERLEEAVAHLSRIAEDLSEVVARQEGEIARLARRVGLLMEREAEREAETGTIPLADQRPPHW
- a CDS encoding cell wall hydrolase → MSLTHVSTRAALALVLSVATLAGCGLGRRHSELECMERAMFFESNRSSRDGMIAVGSVVMNRVESGRYPRSVCGVVGQKNQFAPGIMTRKMNSRAMPDVREAARAVMHGERHPLIGKAMFFHAASHRFGYDNMHYVLTAGGNAFYERRDPQRVTQPVPLPPIEGITRRR
- the hisS gene encoding histidine--tRNA ligase, which encodes MAKDQKKQPRPKAETPKGFRDYFGADVTERKQMLDRIAEIYHRHGFDPLETSAVETVEALGKFLPDVDRPNAGVFAWQEAEVPGGGSGDWLALRYDLTAPLARVAAQFRNDLPSPYRRYAMGPVWRNEKPGPGRFRQFYQCDADTVGSASVAADAEICAMLAAALEHAGIRRGDYLIRINNRKVLNGILESMGVAAGKPADDVLRTIDKFDKVGADGVRQLLTQGRRDDSGAFIEGVGLSPEQAEPVLAFLTSKGADNARTLDNLRAAVGGSEAGAEGVEELAQIARMLSAMGVGEDRAIIDPSIVRGLGYYTGPVFEAELTFEILDDKGRKRQFGSVAGGGRYDGLVERFTGQKVPATGVSIGVDRLLAALRAKGLMGGQDKGPVVVTVMDRERMADYQAMAAELRAAGIRAEVYLGNPKNFGNQLKYADKRQSPVAIIQGQAEAERGVVQVKDLVLGARIAAQASHEEWKAQPAQTEVPRDALVSEVRRILG